A region of the Cyanobacterium stanieri LEGE 03274 genome:
GATGAGGGGTAGGGGAGATAAGGTGAAAAAATAACAATGCAGAATTATCCTTTTTTCCTTAATTCTCCCATTGAAAGAAATTAAACCTGTAACCTGACACCTGAAACCTGAAACCTAACTAAACCTGGATGCGATCGCGCGTTTTTATATCCACATTCCTCTCAATAAAATCAATAATTTTATCCGCCACATCAACCCCCGTCGCCTTCTCGATGCCCTCCAAACCAGGGGAAGAATTAACCTCCATCACCACAGGGCCATGGTTAGAGCGCAACAAATCCACCCCTGCAACCCGTAAACCCATGGCTTTAGCCGAACGAATAGCCGTGCTTCTTTCCTCAGGAGTCAGCTTAATTTTTTCCGCCTTACCCCCCCGATGTAAATTTGAACGAAAATCCCCCTCAGGCCCTTGTCTTTTCATGGCCGCCACCACCTTATTACCCACCACAAAACAGCGAATATCAGCGCCCTTAGCCTCCTTAATAAACTCCTGCACCAAAATATTAGCATTCAAACCACGAAAAGCCTGAATTACCGACCTTGCAGCCTGATCCGTTTCCGCCAAAACTACCCCTATACCCTGAGTGCCTTCCAACAACTTAATCACCAACGGCGCACCCCCCACCGTCTCAATCAACCCATCAATATCCTCCGTATCATGGGCAAAACCCGTCACAGGCAAACCAATGCCCTCCCTAGCCAAAATCTGTACACAGCGCAACTTATCCCGAGAGCGAGAAATGGCCTGAGATTCATTGGCACTAAATACCCCCATAACCTCAAATTGCCTCACCACCGACAAACCATAAAAAGTTTTAGAAGCCCCAATACGAGGAATAATGGCATCAAAATTTTCCAAAGGTTTTCCCCCATAAACCACCGAAGGATTATGAGACGTAATATTCATATAACAGCGAAGGAAATTAACTACCCTCACCTGATGCCCTCTTTTTTCTCCTGCCTCCTTCAATCTTCTTGTGGAATAAAGGCTACTATCTTGGGATAGGATCGCAATTTTCATTTTTCTACTTTTAAGATGTCCTTGTCTATTTTTTCTGATCTCTTGCCCGTTGTCTATGTATGCTTAGATACAATTTAGGCGTTGCTGATTTTAGATATGATTTCTCATTTAGCTAGGGAATAGGCAATAGTGATAAGATTATGGTTATTTCAAGGTGAAATTTAAAGGTAAAAAGATGGTATTTCCTTCCTCCATCACCACATTACCAAGATAATGGTGTTGAAAATTTAAAAAAACTTCTTGATCACTCATACTATAATCCCAACTCTGTCCACTACACAACTCAGAATTTAAATTTGCTAAGGTTTGGGGCAAATTTCCTTCTATTTGACGAATGCTTTCCGCTTTTAATACATTTTTGGTCAACTCCTCATCTAGCATAACCCAGTTACCACGAAGCCATGAGTCTGAAAAATTAGGGGTGGCAATTTCTCCTAACACATTCCACCAAGGAATATTATCAAAAGCTAATTCTGTGGCATTCATATCCACTGAACAAATATTTTTATCTTCTAAAAAAGAAAAGGTTTTTAGCATTCTATAACTAATATCTTGTGCCATTATTTGTGTATAAGGTTTTTGGATAAAATTAAAAATCGGATTATATGAAGAAATTTCTCCGACCATAAAAGGACTACCAATTAAAAAGGCTTCTATTTTCAACGCATTTAAAATTCCTTGGGAATAATCATAATGATAATTATCTAATTTTTCTGACCATGAATAAGTCAATGGTGCAATTTGTCTTAAAATTCTCATTTGATGCTGAGTAGTAATTAAGGATACTAATTGAGGAATAAGATAGGGTTGAGATTGTACAAATTGATTTAATTTAAAAGATGCTTCTAAAATTCTGTTTATTTCTCCTTGGTTACCTTGTAAAGATTCCGATAATATATACACCATAAATATTTTTTGTAAGGATATAGCATTACCAAAATTAGGTATTTGATAATTAATAGGATCTTGTAAGATTTCTTCTAAATCATACTGCCATGATAAGGAATCTATTTGGAGAATATAATTTATAATATTATTAATTTCCTCATTATGTTTTTGTAAAAATATTTTTATCTCCTCTGGTATAGATTCTATGGCGTTAGTTTTTACGGGTAATTGCTTTTCTAAATAATTACTAATAATTGCTAATGTTTGTTCTGTTTCTTCTTGAGAGGAATAATCTTCTTGATTACTGATTTTTCCTAATCCTAAACTTACTAAATATTGATCTAGTTGTTCATTATTATTATTATCTTGATTGGCTGGTAATTCTTTGAAAAAATCTTCTGCTTGATTGAGATATTCTTGTTGAGTAGAATTGACTCTCAAGTTCATAAAAAATAGTAATAATATACCTATTCCTAGTATCTCTAAAATAATGTAGATCAATAATTTATTTTTTTTCATCGCTATTAATTGTAGTTGTACAGTTTTTATTATGCCGAAATAATTATTGTAAATTTATCATTTTTATAATTTTTCTCGTCAGAAATATTTATCATATGATTTATTCTTTCTAGTAGTGGCGTTGGTGAATTAAAGTATGATTTTTAGTTTAGTGTGGCAATAGGGAATGAGCAATAGTAATAATAGTTTTAATACTATACATTTACTGTAATTTAATAATACTTCATAGTCAAAATCAGCAATGCCCTAGTCGTTATGTTTTTACTTATAAATGTTGAATCAATTTCTTTGATGAAAATATGATCAATACCATAGGAACATATACTTATAAATATGTCTATTTTTCAGAGATTAAAATATTTATGACGATAATTTATATGATAAAATTCTTGTAGTAAAAAATTATTATCTACTATGCAATAGTAACATTATTGCCTCTACATTGATAAGAAAAAAATAGGACATTTCATTACATTTATTAGGGGGTTTTTATGGTAGCTATTAATAATACAATTTCATCCTACGAAGAAGCTACACAGACGATCGCACGGGATTTAATTCAAGGAACGAGACAAAAAGGAAATATTTTTAGTAAGTTAAAAGAGCAGGTACAATTTGACGATAAATTGATGGGATGGACCATGAGTAACCCCGGTTTAAGGGTTCAACTATTTCGCTTCATTGATGCGTTACCTGCATTACAAAGTAAGTCAGAAATTGCCCGTCATTTTCAACAGTATTTAACCACCGAGGAAGTAGAATTACCAGACGCCCTTAAGGGTATTGTTAATTTTAGTGATCCTAATTCACCCCCTGCCCAAATTGCTTCGGCAACCATTACTAAGGCGGTGGAAACCCTTGCTTATAAATACATTTCCGGGGAAACCATCAAGGAAGTAATTAAGGCAGTGGAAAGAATGCGCAAGGAGAAAATGGGCTTTACCATCGACTTATTAGGGGAGGCGGTAATCACTGAAACCGAGGCACAGTCTTATTTACAAAACTACCTTGATTTAATTACCCAGTTAAGTAACCAAGCCCAAAAATGGTCAACTATTCCTGAAATTGACAGCGCGGACGGGGAAGATTTGCCCAAGGTACAGGTTTCAGTGAAATTGACGGCTTTTTATTCCCAGTTTGATGCGGTTGATCCAGAAGGTAGTAAGATGATGGTGTGCGATCGCACCCGTACCCTTCTTAGACACGCCAAGGAAAAAGGGGCAGCGGTACACTTTGATATGGAACAATATGCCTATAAGGATTTGACCATATCTATCTTACAGGAATTATTGATGGAAGAGGAATTTCGCTCCCGTACTGATATTGGGGTAACAATTCAGGGTTATTTGCGGGATTCGGAAGCAGATTTAAAAAACTGGATTGAGTGGGCAAAAAAACGAGGTAATCCCATTACCATCAGGTTAGTAAAAGGGGCATACTGGGATCAAGAAACCATCAAATCCCGTCAAAATCATTGGCAACAGCCAGTATTTAACGATAAACCCGCAACGGATGTTAATTATGAAAACTTAGTTCGTCTTCTGCTCGAAAATCATCAATATTTGTATGGTGCGATCGCCTCTCACAATGTTAGAACCCAAGCAAGTGCGATCGCCATTGCCGAAACCCTACAAATTCCCAAACGTAGATTTGAATGCCAGATACTTTACGGCATGGGGGAAAACCTCGCCAAAGCTATCGTTAAAAGAGGACATCGAGTGAGGGTATATGCGCCCTACGGTAAACTTTTACCCGGTATGGCATACCTTATCCGCCGTTTACTCGAAAATACCGCCAATAGCTCCTTTTTACGGCAAAATTCCGAAGAAAAACCCATCGAGGAATTAATCGCCCCCCCCGCCCATCATCTTAAGGAAGAAGATAACCAAGTCTCCCGTATTAAGGGGGATTTAGGGGGATCAAATCTTAATAAGGGGGGCTTTAACCCTGCCCCCGACACCGACTACGGTAGAGAAAGCAACCTCGTAAAAGCACGACAAGCCCTCACCATCGTTAACAACCAACTCGGTAAAACCTACCTACCCCTGATAAACGGCGAATATGTGGAAACCGACGAATATATCCATTCCGTCAACCCCTCCACCCCCTCCCAAATTGTCGGTAAAATCGGCTTAATTTCTCTTTCTCAGGCAGATCAAGCCATGGAAACGGCAAAAGAAGCCTTCAAAACTTGGAGCAAAACCAGTGCCACCCAAAGGGCGGAAATTCTACGTCGGGCTGCGGACATTATGGAACAAAAACGCCATGAATTAACCGCTTGGATGTGTTTTGAAGTGGGTAAAATCCTCAAAGAAGGTGATCCTGAAGTGTCAGAGGCGATCGATTTTTGTCGCTACTATGCCTCAGAAATGGAACGCTTAGAGCAGGGTTATAACTATGACGTAGCAGGGGAAAATGATCGTTATTTTTATCAACCCAAAGGCATCGCCCTGATTATTTCTCCTTGGAATTTCCCCTTTGCCATTGCCACAGGAATGACGGTGGCGGCTTTGGTGGCGGGTAATTGTGCCTTACTCAAACCTGCTGCTACCAGTACGGTAATTGGGGCAAAAATTGCCGAAATTTTGACCGAAGCGGGGATTCCTAAAGGGGTGTTTCAATACATCCCGGGTAAAGGTTCGGTGGTGGGAGATTACTTGGTCAAACATCCTGACATACATCTAATCGCCTTCACGGGTTCGAGGGAAGTGGGTTGTAAGATATATGCCGATGCCGCCATATTACAACCGAAACAAAAACACCTCAAAAAAGTGATTGCCGAGATGGGGGGTAAAAATGCCATTATCATCGATGAAAGTGCGGATTTAGATCAAGGGGTGGCGGGAGTTGTCCAGTCGGCTTTTGGTTTTAGTGGGCAAAAGTGTTCGGCTTGTAGTCGAGTGATTGTCTTAAATACTGTCTATGATGCTTTTGTGGAGCGTTTAACCGAAGCGGTGAAATCTTTGAATGTGGGGGATGCGAAAAACCCTAGCACGAAGATAGGGCCTGTCATTGATGCCTCTGCCCAAGCTCGTATTTTGCAATATATTGAGAAGGGAAAAGAGCAAGGCACTTTGGCGATACAGGTAGAAGCACCTGAGCAGGGTTATTTTGTCCCTCCCACTGTTTTCACTGATGTTACAGAAGATGCGGTAATTGCTCAGGAGGAAATTTTTGGGCCTGTGTTGGCGGTAATTAAAGCAAATAGCTTTGATCATGCCCTAGCCATTGCCAATGGTACAGATTACGCTCTGACGGGGGGTTTATATTCCCGTACTCCGGCTCACATTGACAGGGCTTACAAAGAGTTTGAGGTGGGTAATCTTTATATTAACAGGGGCATCACAGGGGCGATCGTTGCCCGTCAACCCTTCGGCGGTTTTAAACTCTCGGGGGTAGGCTCAAAGGCAGGAGGGCCAGATTATCTACTGCAATTTTTAGAACCTCGGGTAGTTACTGAAAATATCCAAAGACAAGGTTTCGCACCCATCGAGGGCGCTGATAATTAAATAAAACCAGAAGTGTATCATCATCCGCCTTGCAATAAATTACAAGACTAACAATTTATCGTTCAATTTATTGAACTAAGGTATATTTTGACTCACAGATTTGGTATAACTTCAGTTAGGTGGGCATTGCCCACCATTTACCTAATGTCATTTTTTTTCCTTCATATTAATTTACATCAACAATTGAACAAAATAAGCTAAATATTTTATAATTTTAATTAAGAGGCTATGGTGATTCTTCCTTCTAAATAACAAACTATTAATTTGTCTTAGAGTTACCACTTTCCTCTTTTTTATTTCTTCTCAATGGTGAATTAAAATAATGTATAACTACTCTGCAGAAATTCTGATTCGTCATTATTTGATTCCCTTACCATCATCAACCAATCATGACAAAATTGATCAGCAAACTATCGCTACAATTGTAAATAATTTTGCCTATTATGGTTACGCACTCTCTGAAATAAGCTACAAAAAATTAATCGAAACTGACAGAGAAAATATTATTAATTGGTGGCTTGAAGTTCAACCTGTTTTAGAAAAAATAACAGGGAATGATAAAAACATCGCTGATTTTGTAGTTTATAAAAATTTTCCCCAAGAAGTGTTGGCAATGTCTGAAGTGGAATATTGGACAAATCAAATTTTGATGTATTGGGGATTTCCTAATCACTTTTTTACGGAAGAAAAACAGGAAAAACCACCGTTAAAAGAAAAAATTAATTTTAAAGTTTTACACCCTGCCCAAAATAACTCTTTACTGGAAATATTTAATTCTATTGTTTATTTACCTAATCGTTGGGTAGAACAACAGTGGGATGATGTTCATTATTTATTAAATACTTTTGTCACTTTTCTTGATGTTAATAAAATACCTTTTAAGGAAAATTTAATTAAAGTATTAATATACTGTTTAAATTCTGAGCAAAATGTTAATATTAATTCTGCTACGGATGTTTTAAGATTAGCCGTGGGTTTATCCGATGGTGATATTAGTTTAAGAAAACCTACTAAATTTCGTAATTTTAAACGTAAGGAAAGACGCTTTTTATTAAATCTACTCAATCAATGTCCTAATTTAGTAGAGGATATTTTTAGACATAAGAATATTTGGAAAAAGTTAATGTTTGCATTGCATCCTGGAGATTATGCTACTCAGTTTTCTAGAGTTGTAAATGCCTATAATCTATTATTCAATAATCAAGCTCCAGAAACTTTTAATAGTATATTAGAAAAATTATTAGCTCAAAAAGATGGTCAAGTTTTAGATTTATTATCAAGTCGTCCTGGGGAATTTTTACGACGTTTACATCATTGTATTTTACTTTTTGATCATCAGGCGGTTATTAAATTTCAATCTGTTATTCCTGAGTTAACGACTATTCAATTACTAAAATTACAAAGTTATTTAGAAACCATTAATTATCGGTTATACCGTGCGATCGCCCCTAAAGGTAATTGGCGAAAAATGCAAGTTTTAGAAATGGATGAAAAGAGAAAAATAGAAGATAAATATATAGATGAATTACTAGAAAATATAGGTAAAGAAATCAAAAAAAGAGTTAACAAATTTGCTCCTGTGGTGAATTTAGATCCGAAAACTGACATGATAAAACTACAAACTAATGATAGTGAATTAACCCCCTATGGACGTGGTACAATTTTCCCTATTCCTGAGAATATAAAATTTATTCGTACCGCTAGTTATTGGAAATCTGGAGCTACTAATTATAATATTTGGTACGATAATAGCTGGAACTTTTTTCAGTCAGATTGGACACCATTAGGCTCTTGTTGTTGGACAGATGTTTTTTTCGCTAATGGTGGAGCTATATTTTCAGGAGATCCCACCAATAGTAAGGATTTAGAAGGTAATGCCTGTCAGTTAATTGATCTTTATTTACCTGAATTGTTAGCCTATAATGTCCGTTATGCGGTGTGGAATGTCCTTTGTTTTAACTACCTTTCGTTTAACAAAGCAAAAGAAGTTTATGGCTTTTTACAATGGGGAGAAAATCCCGAAAATGGAAACTTATTTGAGCCTAGTAGATGTCAACTTTCTTTTCCTATCAAGGGAGATGATTTAACCAAATATATTGCCCTTATTGATTTAGTTAAAAATCAGATAATTTACTTAGATGCTAGTTTATATGGTGTAGTTTCTTCTGCTAATAATAACTTGGCTTTTTTACAGGAAAAAATGCCTCCTTTTTTAGAGTATTTAGAGACTTTACCCAGTGTTTTTGATTTGTTTAAACATCAAGATAGTGGTTTACCGATTGTCTATTCTGATGCCAATTTTAATTTAAAAAATAATCAAGATGCCTATGTATTCAAACCCGAAAATAAACATAATCAATTTAATCCTTTTTCGTTAACAAAAATTTTGCAGAACTAACACTTAATACCAAGTTCGCTCGATCACTTATAAATTAGAGTGAGGTTTTAAGTGACTGGTTGCAGATTGCAGGTAATAGTTTATTAATTGTCAATCGTCCATTGTGTGAAGATACAATCTATTTACAACGAATTTTCCGAACTTGATATAACACCTTCCCCAAGTAAAGTAATTTATCCCTACTTAAACCCCACCATTTCTATATAAAAGTGTTATTTTATATTAATAATTAATTAAAGTATTAATTTATGAAATTAAATATAGTACGTTTTACTTTTCTAACTCTTGGAGTTGCTATTACTGGTTGTACAATTGCTCAGGCACAAGATGGCAACATTTCTGGTAGGGTTGAACGAGTTTGGGAAGATGGTTTCCGTTTAAATAATGGAACTCAAACCATCAAAGTTGATTCTTATGGCGTATGCGGGGATAATACCGCTCGTCAAATCAATGTTGGAGATCAAGTAAATGTAACAGGTGAGTTTGACTGGGGAGATTTTGATGCTTTCTCAATTACCACAGCAGATGGGGAAAATGTTTGTTCGTAGCATAATGTTACACTAACTTTTTCCTACGGATCAGCTTGAATTGTTGAAAAACTATCATTTATCCCGGTGAAGGTGTTATTCGCTTTTGACTTTATATCTTGGGTGGTATTTTGCCATCCACCTACTACTATTTAGTCTTATTTTTTATTCTGGTTAGGATTCATCTGAGTAACACGATTTCCTTGAGCTTGATTGTAGGCTTTGTTTGCTGTTTGCAAAACTATTTTTGATGGTTTTCTTACCATAACCTAAAATTTTAATTAAAACTCTGAATAACCCATGACTATTTTATATGAAGATGAATATATTATTTGTGACGATGATGCTTTAACTATTCTCTATTACTATTTTCCTTTTGGAGATAAGCGTATTCCTTACAAAAAAATAAATCAGGTTAGCACACAAGAAATGACATGGTGGAGAGGAAAAACTAGAATATGGGGCGGTTCATTAAGCTATTGGCTAAATTTAGACCCTAAACGTCCATGGAAAGATAAGTTAATCATTATTGATGAAGGAGAGTTGACAAAACCCGTTATTACTCCTGATAACCCTGAACAAGTGTACCAAATTCTTCTGACTAAAACTCATAACCTCTAGTTACCCAATATTTCTAATTATCGATGGCGGTTTGAGTCTTTTCATTATGAATCTTCTGGAATACTTAAATGTTTGCGACAAATAAAGTGTCTAAAATAAAATCCCTGTCGATGAAGGATGCAATGGTTTTTTATGAACCATATTATATTTATAGAGCTCTTTTTCATATTTCATATAAAATAACTTATTAGTCAGTGAGATAGAGAAGTTTTTTGCCGTGGATAACAGCAACCACCGTATATGTTTCGTCCTGTAAGCGATATATAAGACGATAACTATAAGCAAATTGCTCAATAATGGTTGATTCTTCAAATTCAGGGATTAATCTGCCCTCTGTACCATTTTCAGGAAGTTTTTGGGTGATAGAGATAATTCTTTGAACCACAGCCGCCGCATAAGACGGTGAATCCCTTGCTATGTAAGCTGCGATCGCCTCTACATCCTCTACAGCTTTTAAAGACCAAACTACTCGATAAGCCATTTATTTAATAATCCTTCTACTTCTGCTTGTTGCAAAACTCCTTCGGTATCAGCTACCTGTAAACCTTGACGAACTTTACCTAACACATAAAGATGATACTGTATATCCTCTACGGTACAATCATTAGGTAATTTTCTCAACATCGACTCTACTTTTTCTTTCGCTGAACTCATAATAATACCTATAAAACAATGAATAATATCAAGATAAAAAAGGTGGGCAATACCCACCATAAAAACTAAGATAAAGCCTCTATCAATTGGGTTTTAGCGGTAGCCAAAGCCTCATCAACCTTGGTAGCATCCCTTCCCCCTGCTTGGGCAAGATTGGGGCGCCCTCCGCCTCCACCACCGCAGATTTTGGCAATTTGTCCGATGAATTTTCCTGCCTGAAGTTTTTTATCTTTATAAACTTTTTCCCCAAAGGCCGCCACTAAACTGACTTTTCCTTCTTCGGGAATAGAAGCCAAAACTACCGCACTACTCCCTAGTTTTTGTTGTAGTTTTTCCCCTGCGGTTTGTAAGGATTTAGCGTCTAAATCTCCCATGTGGGCAACCAAAATCTTAAATTCTCCCACGGTTTGCGCATCATTAACTAAACTATCGGATTTTAGTAGGGCTAACTCTTGTTTAAGATTTTCCAACTCTTTTTGAGTGGTTTTCAACTCACTTTGGAGGTTGGCAAAACGTTCGGGAATTTCCTCGGGTTTGGCTTTGAGTTTATCGGCTAATTCTTTTACAACCTCATCTCTGACTTTAAGATATTCCAATACCGATGCCCCTGCCACTGCTTCGATGCGTCTTACCCCTGAAGAAATACCAGTTTCGGAGATGATTTTAAATAGCCCTATTTCAGCGGTATTATTTACATGGGTCCCCCCACATAATTCCATGGAAACCCCTGGCACGTCGATGACACGCACTTCTGAGCCGTATTTTTCACCGAACATGGCGATCGCACCTTTACCCTTAGCCTCCTCTAAAGACATCACAGAAATATCAGCGGGATGGGCTTCGGCAATCCAAGTATTAATCAAATCTTCAATTTGTTGTAACTGAGATTTGGTGATAGGTTGAGGGGAATTAAAATCAAAACGTAACTTATCAAAGGATACCAAAGAACCAGCCTGAGAGATAGAATTATCCACCACCTTCTTTAACGCCGACTGCAATAGATGGGTAGCGGTATGATTTGCCTTCACACGGTTACGACAGGCTTTGTCAACAGTTGCCCGTAACTTTTGCCCTACGGTAATCACACCCCTTTCTACAGTGCCATAATGGACAAAAAAGCCCGACTCCTTCTGCACATCATTAATGGAGATTAACACATCCTCCCCTGCGAGGTAGCCTTTATCGCCTATTTGTCCTCCAGATTCCGCATAAAAAGGAGTTTTATTTAAAATTAACTGTACCTTAGTACCCGATTCCGCCTTTTCTACGGATTTACCTTCTACTAATAAACCCTCAATATGGCTAATTAATTGATACTCATGGTAGCCCAAAAATTCCGTAGGATGGATATGTTCAGCTAATTTATCAATGCTTCCTTGCACAGTCAAATCGATGGTTTCATGGGCAGATTGCGATCGCACCCTCTGAGCCTCCATTTCAGCCTCAAATCCCGCCACATCAACGGTTATACCTTGTTCTTCCGCAATTTCTTGAGTCAATTCCAACGGAAAACCAAAAGTATCATAAAGGGTAAAAGCATCCA
Encoded here:
- the rimK gene encoding 30S ribosomal protein S6--L-glutamate ligase, whose product is MKIAILSQDSSLYSTRRLKEAGEKRGHQVRVVNFLRCYMNITSHNPSVVYGGKPLENFDAIIPRIGASKTFYGLSVVRQFEVMGVFSANESQAISRSRDKLRCVQILAREGIGLPVTGFAHDTEDIDGLIETVGGAPLVIKLLEGTQGIGVVLAETDQAARSVIQAFRGLNANILVQEFIKEAKGADIRCFVVGNKVVAAMKRQGPEGDFRSNLHRGGKAEKIKLTPEERSTAIRSAKAMGLRVAGVDLLRSNHGPVVMEVNSSPGLEGIEKATGVDVADKIIDFIERNVDIKTRDRIQV
- the pruA gene encoding L-glutamate gamma-semialdehyde dehydrogenase, with protein sequence MVAINNTISSYEEATQTIARDLIQGTRQKGNIFSKLKEQVQFDDKLMGWTMSNPGLRVQLFRFIDALPALQSKSEIARHFQQYLTTEEVELPDALKGIVNFSDPNSPPAQIASATITKAVETLAYKYISGETIKEVIKAVERMRKEKMGFTIDLLGEAVITETEAQSYLQNYLDLITQLSNQAQKWSTIPEIDSADGEDLPKVQVSVKLTAFYSQFDAVDPEGSKMMVCDRTRTLLRHAKEKGAAVHFDMEQYAYKDLTISILQELLMEEEFRSRTDIGVTIQGYLRDSEADLKNWIEWAKKRGNPITIRLVKGAYWDQETIKSRQNHWQQPVFNDKPATDVNYENLVRLLLENHQYLYGAIASHNVRTQASAIAIAETLQIPKRRFECQILYGMGENLAKAIVKRGHRVRVYAPYGKLLPGMAYLIRRLLENTANSSFLRQNSEEKPIEELIAPPAHHLKEEDNQVSRIKGDLGGSNLNKGGFNPAPDTDYGRESNLVKARQALTIVNNQLGKTYLPLINGEYVETDEYIHSVNPSTPSQIVGKIGLISLSQADQAMETAKEAFKTWSKTSATQRAEILRRAADIMEQKRHELTAWMCFEVGKILKEGDPEVSEAIDFCRYYASEMERLEQGYNYDVAGENDRYFYQPKGIALIISPWNFPFAIATGMTVAALVAGNCALLKPAATSTVIGAKIAEILTEAGIPKGVFQYIPGKGSVVGDYLVKHPDIHLIAFTGSREVGCKIYADAAILQPKQKHLKKVIAEMGGKNAIIIDESADLDQGVAGVVQSAFGFSGQKCSACSRVIVLNTVYDAFVERLTEAVKSLNVGDAKNPSTKIGPVIDASAQARILQYIEKGKEQGTLAIQVEAPEQGYFVPPTVFTDVTEDAVIAQEEIFGPVLAVIKANSFDHALAIANGTDYALTGGLYSRTPAHIDRAYKEFEVGNLYINRGITGAIVARQPFGGFKLSGVGSKAGGPDYLLQFLEPRVVTENIQRQGFAPIEGADN
- a CDS encoding type II toxin-antitoxin system RelE/ParE family toxin encodes the protein MAYRVVWSLKAVEDVEAIAAYIARDSPSYAAAVVQRIISITQKLPENGTEGRLIPEFEESTIIEQFAYSYRLIYRLQDETYTVVAVIHGKKLLYLTD
- the alaS gene encoding alanine--tRNA ligase; translated protein: MTNIPPSLTGNEIRAKFLNFFEQKQHKILPSASLVPEDPTVLLTIAGMLPFKPIFLGQQTPEVPRATTSQKCIRTNDIENVGRTARHHTFFEMLGNFSFGDYFKSQAIAWGWELSTEVFKLPPERIVVSVFREDDEAFAIWRDEVGVPEKRIIRMGEEDNFWKSGATGPCGPCSELYYDFKPELGDDNIDLEDDSRFIEFYNLVFMQYNRDADGNLTPLEKKNIDTGMGLERMAQILQQVPNNYETDLIFPIIKTAAELANIDYQKADENTKVSLKVIGDHVRSVVQMIADGISASNMGRGYILRRLIRRVVRHGRLIGIDGNFINEVAETAIRLLEGVYGNTREREKVIKNELQREESAFLATLERGEKLLAEVIGKLQQAQKTEISGVDAFTLYDTFGFPLELTQEIAEEQGITVDVAGFEAEMEAQRVRSQSAHETIDLTVQGSIDKLAEHIHPTEFLGYHEYQLISHIEGLLVEGKSVEKAESGTKVQLILNKTPFYAESGGQIGDKGYLAGEDVLISINDVQKESGFFVHYGTVERGVITVGQKLRATVDKACRNRVKANHTATHLLQSALKKVVDNSISQAGSLVSFDKLRFDFNSPQPITKSQLQQIEDLINTWIAEAHPADISVMSLEEAKGKGAIAMFGEKYGSEVRVIDVPGVSMELCGGTHVNNTAEIGLFKIISETGISSGVRRIEAVAGASVLEYLKVRDEVVKELADKLKAKPEEIPERFANLQSELKTTQKELENLKQELALLKSDSLVNDAQTVGEFKILVAHMGDLDAKSLQTAGEKLQQKLGSSAVVLASIPEEGKVSLVAAFGEKVYKDKKLQAGKFIGQIAKICGGGGGGRPNLAQAGGRDATKVDEALATAKTQLIEALS